In a single window of the Prevotella melaninogenica genome:
- a CDS encoding SRPBCC family protein: MTKFESSVKQIPHSQQSVYNTLSDLNNVQRLKERLPEGSTGNDDMDKVKERLQNITFDQDSLSMTVDPVGQISMRIIEREEPKTIKFESDNSPLSFNFWIQILPVTESSSKMKLTIDADIPFFAKGMVSKPLQEGIEKIADALAMIPFE, encoded by the coding sequence ATGACAAAGTTTGAAAGTAGCGTAAAGCAGATTCCCCATTCTCAGCAGAGTGTTTACAACACGCTGAGCGATTTAAATAATGTACAGCGTCTGAAGGAGCGTCTTCCAGAAGGTTCTACTGGTAATGATGACATGGATAAGGTCAAAGAAAGATTACAGAATATCACCTTTGATCAGGACTCATTGTCTATGACAGTTGACCCAGTTGGTCAGATTTCTATGCGTATTATTGAGCGCGAAGAACCTAAGACGATTAAGTTTGAGAGTGATAACTCACCCTTATCATTTAATTTCTGGATTCAGATACTGCCTGTAACAGAGTCTTCTTCAAAGATGAAACTCACGATAGATGCCGATATTCCTTTCTTTGCAAAGGGTATGGTGTCAAAGCCTTTACAGGAGGGTATTGAGAAGATTGCCGATGCTTTGGCAATGATTCCATTCGAATAA
- the pyrE gene encoding orotate phosphoribosyltransferase: MEDLKKVFAGKLLGIKAIKLQPNDPFTWASGWKSPFYCDNRKTLSFHDVRSFVKLELVHAILENFPEATAVAGVATGAIAQGMLVADELALPYAYVRPKPKDHGMKNQIEGELPAGSKVVVVEDLISTGGSSLKAVAALREAGFEVVGMVASYTYGFPVAEEAFREANVKLVTLTDYEHVVEKALETGYIKESEVSMLHDWRKDPANWKK, encoded by the coding sequence ATGGAAGATTTAAAGAAAGTCTTTGCAGGCAAACTGCTCGGAATTAAAGCTATTAAGTTGCAACCTAACGACCCATTTACATGGGCAAGTGGTTGGAAGTCACCATTCTATTGTGATAACCGCAAGACGTTATCGTTCCACGATGTACGTTCGTTTGTGAAGCTCGAGTTAGTTCATGCTATCCTTGAGAACTTCCCTGAGGCTACGGCAGTGGCAGGTGTTGCTACGGGTGCTATCGCACAGGGTATGCTCGTTGCTGATGAATTGGCATTGCCATACGCATACGTTCGTCCGAAACCAAAGGACCACGGTATGAAGAATCAGATTGAAGGTGAACTCCCTGCAGGCTCTAAGGTTGTCGTTGTAGAAGACCTTATCTCAACTGGTGGCTCTTCTTTGAAAGCTGTTGCTGCACTTCGTGAAGCAGGTTTTGAGGTTGTGGGTATGGTTGCATCTTATACCTATGGTTTCCCAGTAGCTGAGGAGGCGTTCCGTGAGGCTAATGTAAAGCTTGTAACGCTCACCGATTATGAGCATGTTGTAGAGAAAGCACTTGAGACAGGTTATATCAAGGAGTCTGAGGTTTCTATGTTGCATGATTGGCGTAAGGACCCAGCAAACTGGAAAAAGTAA
- the ribD gene encoding bifunctional diaminohydroxyphosphoribosylaminopyrimidine deaminase/5-amino-6-(5-phosphoribosylamino)uracil reductase RibD, translating into MKQEETDKKYMRRCLQLARNGQLLAKPNPMVGAVIVSKEGRIIGEGYHVRCGKGHAEVNAFASVRKEDETLLREATVYVSLEPCSHYGKTPPCADLIISKGVHRVVCGCIDPFAEVQGRGVKKIREAGIEVTVGVLEKECLELNKRFITYNTHKRPYVILKWAETESRLTNTPFNTPASPSPLPLPHREGSNHRDTPDDASIINGSKDGVTTCTNNSGVAYIGNLPGKDYQPLIISTPFTKMLVHKMRAENDAILVGKTTEELEQPQLTVREWSGPNPEKLVLTSRPTKEGEYATPAEVLSHLYAEKKQSLIVEGGAKTLQSFLDAGLWDEIRIESAPFTVNEGVEAPKLPENIRVVKVEKYVNTIVTYERA; encoded by the coding sequence ATGAAACAAGAAGAAACTGACAAAAAATACATGCGTCGCTGCTTACAATTAGCACGCAATGGGCAGCTACTTGCTAAGCCTAACCCAATGGTCGGGGCGGTTATTGTGAGCAAGGAGGGTAGGATTATTGGTGAGGGCTACCACGTACGTTGTGGCAAAGGGCACGCGGAGGTGAACGCTTTTGCATCTGTAAGGAAGGAAGACGAGACTTTGCTACGTGAAGCAACGGTGTACGTCAGTCTTGAGCCTTGCTCTCATTATGGGAAAACACCTCCTTGTGCCGACTTGATTATCAGTAAGGGTGTGCACCGTGTGGTATGCGGTTGCATCGATCCTTTTGCTGAAGTGCAAGGACGTGGGGTGAAGAAGATTCGCGAAGCAGGGATAGAAGTGACCGTGGGTGTATTGGAGAAAGAGTGTTTAGAACTGAATAAACGGTTTATTACTTATAATACACATAAACGACCTTATGTGATATTGAAGTGGGCGGAAACAGAAAGTAGACTAACCAACACGCCATTCAACACACCAGCCAGCCCCTCCCCCTTACCCCTCCCCCATAGGGAGGGGAGTAATCACCGAGATACCCCTGATGATGCGAGTATTATAAATGGTAGTAAAGATGGTGTAACTACTTGTACTAATAACTCTGGCGTGGCTTATATTGGCAACTTGCCGGGTAAAGACTATCAGCCATTGATTATCTCTACGCCTTTCACTAAAATGTTGGTGCATAAGATGAGGGCTGAGAATGATGCGATTCTCGTTGGGAAAACAACGGAAGAATTAGAACAACCACAGCTGACGGTGAGGGAATGGAGCGGTCCAAATCCAGAGAAGTTAGTGCTGACAAGTCGGCCGACAAAGGAGGGAGAATACGCAACACCTGCTGAAGTGCTGTCGCATCTCTATGCTGAAAAGAAGCAAAGTCTCATCGTGGAAGGTGGTGCAAAAACCTTACAGAGTTTTTTAGATGCTGGACTATGGGACGAGATACGCATAGAATCGGCTCCTTTCACGGTTAACGAAGGTGTAGAAGCACCAAAACTCCCAGAGAATATACGTGTTGTAAAGGTAGAGAAGTATGTTAATACGATTGTAACATACGAACGAGCGTAG
- a CDS encoding ComF family protein: MKQTISLLARLIDTLAPRPCTVCGRRLTVTEEVMCACCNHSLPRTGYAKSGYDNKLVRLFWGRIPIEKGAAFFFYKAHSDTSRLLYQLKYGGHPEIGERLGRIVAAEFAQDGFFDGITAVVPVPLARQRERERGYNQSVEIARGISAATGLPVLDKVLERVSFHGSQTQKGRWERNENVEKAFHLLDSSALNNQHILLVDDVITSGATLVAAAKEVLKGENVKVSVLSLGFANND, translated from the coding sequence ATGAAACAGACGATTAGTTTATTGGCTCGCCTGATAGACACCCTTGCCCCTCGTCCTTGTACGGTTTGTGGTAGGCGTCTGACCGTTACGGAGGAGGTGATGTGTGCTTGTTGTAATCACTCTCTTCCTCGCACGGGCTATGCAAAATCAGGTTATGACAATAAGCTTGTGCGTCTCTTTTGGGGTAGGATTCCCATAGAGAAAGGTGCTGCTTTCTTCTTTTATAAAGCCCATTCTGACACCAGTCGTTTGCTTTATCAATTGAAGTATGGCGGACATCCTGAGATAGGTGAGCGACTTGGGCGTATTGTTGCAGCAGAGTTTGCACAAGATGGCTTCTTCGATGGGATCACAGCTGTGGTTCCAGTGCCGCTTGCTCGCCAGCGTGAGCGAGAAAGAGGGTATAATCAAAGTGTGGAGATAGCGCGTGGTATCAGTGCAGCAACTGGTTTGCCAGTCTTAGATAAGGTCTTAGAACGTGTTAGTTTTCATGGTAGTCAGACGCAAAAAGGACGTTGGGAACGAAATGAAAACGTAGAAAAAGCCTTCCATCTCCTTGATTCTTCCGCCCTAAATAATCAACACATCTTGTTGGTTGATGATGTTATTACTTCTGGTGCCACCCTTGTTGCTGCTGCCAAAGAAGTTCTTAAAGGAGAGAATGTCAAAGTCAGTGTCCTCTCATTGGGCTTTGCGAATAATGATTAA
- a CDS encoding regulatory protein RecX, translating into MIQKRPILEPQALKKLADLCAKGEHCSGEMLEKMRKWGLSEDAQARIMEKLITLHYVDDSRYTESFVHDKIRYNKWGRRKIEQALWMKKVDNAVSSPILDAVDDEEYLEVLRPLLASKYRTIKAESDYERSMKLIKFAMGRGFTMDLIRRCIDEGVVAADDDVDFVDDETDD; encoded by the coding sequence ATGATACAGAAACGGCCGATATTAGAGCCGCAAGCCCTGAAGAAACTTGCCGATTTATGTGCGAAAGGTGAGCATTGCTCTGGTGAGATGTTAGAGAAGATGCGTAAATGGGGACTATCAGAAGATGCGCAAGCACGTATTATGGAGAAGTTGATAACGCTGCATTACGTTGATGATAGCCGTTATACGGAGTCTTTTGTGCATGATAAAATTCGCTATAACAAGTGGGGTAGACGAAAGATTGAGCAGGCTCTGTGGATGAAAAAGGTTGATAATGCCGTCTCATCGCCCATCCTTGATGCGGTAGATGACGAAGAATATCTTGAAGTCTTGCGCCCATTGTTAGCGAGTAAGTATCGTACTATCAAAGCAGAGAGCGACTATGAGCGTTCAATGAAGTTGATAAAGTTTGCCATGGGGCGTGGTTTTACGATGGATTTAATCCGTAGGTGTATAGATGAAGGAGTCGTTGCTGCGGACGATGATGTAGACTTCGTAGACGATGAAACAGACGATTAG
- the prmC gene encoding peptide chain release factor N(5)-glutamine methyltransferase, whose product MTYQDLWRRLTPLYDEGEAQSIVRLVLEVQFGIKLTDIYTGKVNELSREAEEELEKIISRLERSEPVQYVLGRETFCGRTFHVAPGVLIPRPETEVLCRWIEEDNNQCYCALQPPVPLQVLDVGTGSGCIAVTLAADLRNSAVTAWDISGDALLIARENVHQWQVRVELKMEDTLHPSASAMQQQFDIIVSNPPYICDKERTEMKENVLAYEPETALFVPDDDPLRFYRAIAEYGVQALSADGVLYFETNPLYINDVKEMLNALGYKRVELREDQFGKLRFTKAIRP is encoded by the coding sequence ATGACATATCAAGATTTATGGCGCAGACTCACTCCTTTGTATGATGAAGGTGAAGCGCAATCTATCGTTCGGCTTGTATTAGAGGTTCAGTTTGGCATCAAGCTGACCGATATATATACGGGCAAAGTTAATGAATTATCTCGAGAAGCGGAGGAGGAATTAGAGAAAATCATCTCTCGCTTGGAGCGTTCGGAACCTGTACAGTATGTTTTAGGACGTGAAACCTTTTGTGGGCGCACATTTCATGTGGCTCCGGGCGTATTGATTCCACGTCCAGAGACTGAGGTGCTGTGCCGTTGGATAGAAGAGGATAACAACCAATGTTATTGCGCTTTGCAACCTCCTGTACCCCTGCAGGTGTTAGATGTAGGAACAGGCAGTGGTTGTATTGCTGTTACGTTGGCTGCTGACCTACGCAACTCGGCGGTTACAGCGTGGGATATATCGGGTGACGCACTGCTTATTGCACGTGAGAATGTACACCAATGGCAGGTTCGTGTTGAACTAAAAATGGAGGATACGCTTCATCCTTCAGCATCGGCTATGCAGCAGCAATTTGATATTATAGTGAGTAATCCACCTTACATCTGCGACAAAGAACGGACAGAGATGAAGGAGAATGTGCTTGCGTATGAACCAGAAACGGCACTCTTTGTTCCTGATGATGACCCACTACGTTTCTATCGTGCAATAGCTGAATATGGCGTGCAGGCTTTGTCGGCTGATGGTGTGCTTTATTTTGAGACCAACCCATTGTATATTAATGACGTGAAGGAGATGTTAAACGCGTTAGGTTATAAGCGGGTAGAACTGAGAGAAGACCAGTTTGGTAAGCTTCGCTTCACTAAAGCCATCCGACCATGA